One window of the Macaca thibetana thibetana isolate TM-01 chromosome 1, ASM2454274v1, whole genome shotgun sequence genome contains the following:
- the TMOD4 gene encoding tropomodulin-4: protein MSSYQKELEKYRDIDEDEILRTLSPEELEQLDCELQEMDPENMLLPAGLRQRDQTKKSPTGPLDREALLQYLEQQALEVKERDDLVPFTGEKKGKPYIQPKREIPAEEQITLEPELEEALAHATDAEMCDIAAILDMYTLMSNKQYYDALCSGEICNTEGISSVVQPDKYKPVPDEPPNPTNIEEILKRVRSNDKELEEVNLNNIQDIPIPMLSELCEAMKANTYVRSFSLVATRSGDPIANAVADMLRENRSLQSLNIESNFISSTGLMAVLKAVRENATLTELRVDNQRQWPGDAVEMEMATVLEQCPSIVRFGYHFTQQGPRARAAQAMTRNNELRRQQKKR from the exons ATGTCATCATATCAGAAGGAACTGGAGAAATACAGAGACATAGATGAAGATGAGATCCTAAGGACCTTGAGCCCCGAGGAGCTAGAGCAGCTGGACTGCGAGCTACAGGAGATGGACCCTGAG AACATGCTCCTGCCAGCTGGACTGAGACAACGTGACCAGACAAAGAAGAGCCCAACGGGGCCACTGGACCGAGAGGCCCTTTTGCAGTACTTGGAGCAGCAGGCACTAGAAGTCAAAGAGCGTGATGACTTGGTGCCCTTCACAGGCGAGAAGAAGG GGAAACCCTATATTCAGCCCAAGAGGGAAATTCCAGCAGAGGAGCAGATCACCCTGGAGCCTGAGCTGGAGGAGGCACTGGCACATGCCACAGATGCTGAAATGTGTGACATCGCAG CAATTCTGGACATGTACACACTGATGAGCAACAAGCAATACTATGATGCCCTCTGCAGCGGAGAAATCTGCAATACCGAAGGCATTAGTA GTGTGGTACAGCCTGACAAGTATAAGCCAGTGCCGGATGAACCCCCAAATCCCACAAACATTGAGGAGATACTAAAGAGGGTCCGAAGCAATGACAAAGAGCTGGAGGAGGTGAACCTGAATAATATACAG GACATCCCAATACCCATGCTAAGTGAGCTGTGTGAAGCAATGAAAGCAAATACCTATGTGCGGAGCTTCAGTCTGGTAGCCACGAGGAGTGGTGACCCCATCGCCAAT GCAGTGGCTGATATGTTGCGTGAGAATCGTAGCCTCCAGAGCCTAAACATCGAATCCAACTTCATTAGCAGCACAGGACTCATGGCTGTGCTGAAGGCAGTTCGGGAAAATGCCACACTCACTGAGCTCCGTGTAGACAATCAG cgcCAGTGGCCTGGTGATgcagtggagatggagatggCCACCGTGCTAGAGCAGTGTCCCTCTATTGTCCGCTTTGGCTACCACTTCACGCAGCAGGGGCCGCGAGCTCGGGCAGCCCAGGCCATGACCCGAAACAATGAACTAC GTCGCCAGCAAAAGAAGAGATAA